The proteins below are encoded in one region of Candidatus Palauibacter soopunensis:
- a CDS encoding ABC transporter substrate-binding protein: MSGSRKGTQPPNGPPVPNRDPAREVPPPPGGLLTRRSAIRAGLAGLLGAPFATSLGASTSARPLAPGLRWSGRQGAQPDDEIVLGVSAAFSGPSRGLGTELYRGAMSCFGQVNEQGGVNGRRIVPRLYDDGYQPDPCVENTLKLMLEDEVFLLFGYVGTPTVTRVLPLLKKFQDQQMYIFFPFTGAQPQREPPYGEFAFNLRASYGQETAGLVDNFVRIGRRRIAVFYQADAYGRSGWAGVRAALARHGETIAGEATYRRGTQFTSVMRPQVEILQEASPDAVICVGAYAACAAFARDAMDLGLHVPIANLSFVGSENLLSLLVGASRDDPAYYTPWLVNSQVVPSYEDTSIPAVPEYRDLMDRYDPQVPEELVVEPYDPFPYSFTSLEGYLDAKLLAEILRRIDGTPERGKLNDAVFSVRNYDLGIGEMVSFAPDRRQGLQSVYYTVVEDGRFVTLADWEAKFGLAATGDETS; the protein is encoded by the coding sequence TTGTCCGGAAGTCGAAAGGGGACGCAGCCTCCCAACGGACCGCCGGTTCCGAACCGCGATCCGGCTCGGGAGGTCCCGCCGCCACCCGGCGGACTCCTGACGCGCCGCTCCGCGATCCGCGCTGGACTGGCCGGTCTGCTCGGCGCGCCGTTCGCCACATCGCTCGGTGCCTCCACCTCCGCACGACCGCTGGCTCCCGGCCTGCGCTGGAGCGGAAGGCAGGGCGCGCAGCCGGACGACGAGATCGTCCTCGGCGTGTCCGCGGCCTTCTCCGGGCCTTCCCGGGGACTGGGCACCGAACTGTATCGCGGGGCGATGTCCTGTTTCGGACAGGTCAACGAGCAGGGCGGCGTCAACGGCCGCCGGATCGTCCCCAGGCTCTACGACGACGGCTATCAGCCCGATCCGTGCGTGGAGAACACGCTCAAGCTGATGCTGGAGGACGAGGTTTTCCTGCTGTTCGGCTACGTCGGCACGCCAACCGTCACGCGGGTCCTGCCGCTCCTGAAGAAGTTCCAGGACCAGCAGATGTACATCTTCTTCCCCTTCACCGGCGCCCAGCCGCAGCGGGAACCGCCGTACGGGGAGTTCGCCTTCAACCTGCGCGCTTCCTACGGGCAGGAGACCGCCGGGCTGGTCGACAATTTCGTGCGCATCGGGCGCCGGCGGATCGCGGTCTTCTACCAGGCCGACGCGTACGGGCGCAGCGGCTGGGCCGGCGTGAGGGCGGCGCTTGCGAGGCACGGCGAGACGATCGCCGGCGAGGCGACCTACCGGCGAGGCACGCAGTTCACGAGCGTGATGCGGCCGCAGGTCGAGATTCTGCAGGAGGCCTCGCCCGATGCCGTGATCTGCGTGGGCGCCTACGCCGCGTGCGCGGCTTTCGCCCGCGACGCAATGGACCTGGGCCTGCACGTGCCCATCGCGAACCTCTCCTTCGTCGGGAGCGAGAACCTGCTCTCGCTGCTCGTGGGGGCGAGCCGGGACGACCCGGCCTACTACACGCCGTGGCTCGTGAACTCGCAGGTCGTGCCCAGCTACGAAGACACCTCGATCCCGGCCGTACCCGAGTACCGGGACCTGATGGACCGCTACGATCCCCAGGTGCCGGAGGAGCTGGTGGTGGAGCCGTACGACCCGTTCCCGTACAGCTTCACAAGCCTCGAGGGCTATCTGGACGCGAAGCTGCTTGCGGAAATCCTGCGCCGGATCGACGGCACTCCCGAGCGCGGCAAGCTGAACGACGCGGTCTTCTCGGTGCGGAACTACGATCTGGGGATCGGCGAGATGGTGTCGTTCGCGCCCGACCGCCGGCAGGGGCTCCAGAGCGTCTATTACACGGTCGTCGAGGATGGCCGCTTCGTCACGCTGGCCGACTGGGAAGCCAAGTTCGGCCTGGCCGCGACGGGTGACGAGACCTCGTGA
- a CDS encoding OFA family MFS transporter: MSAEGWKAPRTAIAFFCTVLQVCFGTVYAWSFFQTMLVRQAGWTFTQGSLAFCIAIFSLGTAAAWAGQLLPKVGPRRLALIGSTLFAGGYIIASFALRMDSILLFYAGYGLIGGIGIGLGYVTPVTTAAKWFPDRKGLVTGIVVMGFGIGALLLSKGLAPLLVLQTEGDLPQVFLWLGIVFACILIPSSFVIDDPPAAQVAPWKQPAQVAPYLKSSQFAIIWIVFFFNIAAGISVISFQSELLQEVWGLADPTVEPAVLAEYGATLIAASSVCNGVGRILWAWLSDRIGRVAVFRILLASQMVVFGVLMTESNPWIFSALVCYVLLCFGGGFATMPSFILEVYGPKNMSKVYGAILTAWAAAGICGPLYVGYLKDSYPDRAVMYCFLIGILMLGAGYLFSYLLDDDRVRLGRPSVKQTLERYGIPVPDRP, from the coding sequence GTGAGCGCCGAGGGGTGGAAGGCGCCTCGGACCGCGATCGCCTTCTTCTGCACGGTCCTGCAGGTCTGCTTCGGAACCGTCTACGCCTGGAGCTTCTTCCAGACGATGCTGGTCCGGCAGGCCGGCTGGACGTTCACTCAGGGATCGCTGGCCTTCTGCATCGCGATCTTCTCTCTCGGGACGGCGGCGGCCTGGGCCGGCCAGTTGCTGCCCAAGGTCGGGCCGCGCCGTCTCGCCCTCATCGGAAGCACGCTATTCGCGGGCGGATACATCATCGCGAGCTTCGCGCTGCGGATGGACTCGATCCTGCTCTTCTACGCCGGGTACGGGCTCATCGGGGGGATCGGCATCGGACTCGGGTACGTGACGCCCGTCACCACGGCCGCGAAGTGGTTCCCGGATCGGAAGGGGCTCGTCACCGGCATCGTCGTCATGGGCTTCGGGATCGGGGCGCTCCTCCTGAGCAAGGGGCTCGCACCGCTGCTCGTGCTGCAGACGGAAGGGGATCTTCCGCAGGTCTTCCTGTGGCTCGGGATCGTCTTCGCCTGCATCCTCATCCCCAGCAGCTTCGTCATCGACGACCCGCCCGCCGCCCAGGTGGCGCCGTGGAAGCAGCCCGCGCAGGTGGCCCCGTACCTGAAGTCCAGCCAGTTCGCCATCATCTGGATCGTCTTCTTCTTCAACATCGCCGCTGGGATCTCGGTCATCAGCTTCCAGTCCGAACTCCTTCAGGAGGTGTGGGGACTGGCCGATCCGACGGTCGAGCCGGCGGTGCTCGCCGAGTACGGCGCGACGCTCATCGCGGCGAGTTCCGTGTGTAACGGAGTGGGGCGCATCCTGTGGGCCTGGCTCTCCGACCGGATCGGGCGCGTGGCCGTGTTCCGCATCCTGCTTGCGAGCCAGATGGTCGTGTTCGGCGTCCTCATGACCGAGTCGAACCCGTGGATCTTCTCCGCGCTCGTGTGCTACGTGCTGCTCTGCTTCGGCGGCGGGTTCGCGACCATGCCGTCGTTCATCCTCGAGGTGTACGGCCCGAAGAACATGTCGAAGGTGTACGGGGCGATCCTTACCGCCTGGGCCGCGGCGGGAATCTGCGGTCCGCTCTACGTCGGATACCTGAAGGACAGCTATCCCGACCGCGCGGTCATGTACTGCTTCCTGATCGGGATCCTCATGCTCGGCGCGGGCTACCTGTTCTCCTACCTGCTCGACGATGACCGCGTCCGCCTGGGCCGCCCCTCGGTGAAGCAGACCCTGGAGCGCTACGGAATCCCCGTCCCCGACCGGCCCTGA
- a CDS encoding M20/M25/M40 family metallo-hydrolase, which produces MIRVTLAVWFVSLAASGGLEGQQDEAACPEYGARLGTPMETVRYLADDALGGRFSGSAGERCAGDYIAAMFASLDLEPGGEDGFFQELPLASAAQPHAPPGRGRNVVAILRGSDPELRQSAVVIGAHYDHLGLGEFGSTGEVGEIHNGADDNASGVAAVLAAARALRGGLRPARSIVFIAFTGEELGLIGSAWYANHPAIPLEETVAMINLDMVGRLEDDELIVYGTGTAPEWEEIIPAANADLGIPLAWEEAGFGPSDHTSFYANDIPVLHFFTNVHSDYHRHTDDAEKVDASGLERVARLTENVARVLAERRDRLAVIPGVGERERRAGGYGAWLGTVPDFTPVDFGVLLAGVTEGSPAAGGGLARGDVLIGLGDYEVGDLQAFTDALAAYRPGDEVVLRYLRDGDEHATTVRLGDRADRPQ; this is translated from the coding sequence GTGATCCGCGTGACCCTCGCAGTGTGGTTCGTCTCGCTCGCCGCCTCCGGAGGGCTCGAGGGCCAGCAGGATGAGGCGGCCTGCCCCGAATACGGCGCGCGGCTCGGGACGCCGATGGAGACGGTGCGATACCTGGCGGACGACGCGCTCGGTGGCCGGTTCTCGGGGAGCGCGGGGGAGCGGTGCGCGGGCGACTACATCGCGGCGATGTTCGCCTCGCTCGACCTCGAGCCGGGCGGGGAGGACGGATTCTTCCAGGAACTTCCGCTCGCGAGCGCAGCGCAACCGCACGCGCCGCCGGGCCGGGGACGCAACGTCGTCGCGATCCTCCGGGGGAGCGATCCCGAGTTGCGGCAGAGCGCCGTCGTGATCGGGGCGCACTACGACCACCTCGGGCTGGGCGAGTTCGGGAGTACCGGGGAGGTGGGCGAGATCCACAACGGGGCGGACGACAACGCCTCGGGCGTGGCAGCCGTCCTCGCGGCGGCGCGCGCGCTGCGCGGCGGGCTCCGTCCGGCGCGGTCGATCGTGTTCATCGCCTTCACGGGAGAGGAGCTGGGGCTGATCGGCTCCGCATGGTACGCGAACCATCCGGCGATTCCGCTGGAGGAGACCGTGGCCATGATCAACCTCGACATGGTGGGGCGGCTCGAGGACGACGAGTTGATCGTGTACGGGACGGGAACGGCGCCCGAGTGGGAGGAGATCATCCCCGCGGCGAACGCGGATCTCGGGATTCCGCTCGCGTGGGAGGAGGCCGGGTTCGGACCCAGCGACCACACCTCGTTCTATGCGAACGACATCCCCGTCCTCCACTTCTTCACGAACGTCCACTCCGATTATCACCGGCACACCGATGACGCGGAGAAGGTCGATGCTTCGGGCCTGGAACGTGTGGCCCGCCTCACGGAGAACGTCGCGCGGGTGCTGGCGGAACGGCGCGACCGGCTGGCCGTCATCCCCGGCGTGGGCGAGCGTGAGCGGCGCGCCGGAGGCTACGGGGCCTGGCTCGGGACCGTGCCCGACTTCACGCCGGTGGACTTCGGCGTGCTCCTCGCCGGGGTCACGGAGGGGTCGCCGGCGGCGGGCGGCGGCCTCGCCAGAGGAGATGTCCTCATCGGTCTCGGCGATTACGAGGTCGGGGATCTGCAGGCGTTCACCGACGCCCTCGCGGCGTACCGGCCGGGCGACGAGGTCGTCCTCCGCTATCTGCGTGATGGCGACGAGCACGCGACGACCGTGCGGCTCGGCGACCGGGCCGACCGACCCCAATGA
- a CDS encoding cytochrome c-type biogenesis protein, with translation MRAAFAGAVLALTGVALQTAPAAAQTVDGALDGIERPAAPGEPVRSAEIDQRTAEIGATLRCPICRQQSVAESSARIAREMQDVIRNMLMDGRTAEEIEAYFVEAYGPWILLKPRAEGMNLLVYAGPGLAFLLGGFLVARRIRRGRRRDEEERDEPVPPDHLRKADRRWLEAAIRGS, from the coding sequence ATGCGCGCCGCATTCGCCGGGGCCGTCCTCGCCCTGACCGGAGTCGCCCTCCAGACGGCGCCCGCCGCCGCGCAGACGGTAGACGGAGCCCTCGACGGCATCGAGCGGCCGGCCGCACCGGGCGAGCCGGTCCGCAGCGCCGAGATCGACCAGCGGACGGCGGAGATCGGCGCCACCCTGCGCTGCCCCATCTGCCGCCAGCAGTCCGTCGCGGAGTCGTCCGCGCGCATCGCTCGCGAAATGCAGGACGTGATCCGCAACATGCTCATGGACGGTCGCACCGCCGAGGAGATCGAGGCCTATTTCGTGGAGGCCTACGGCCCCTGGATCCTCCTCAAGCCCCGGGCCGAAGGCATGAACCTCCTCGTCTACGCCGGTCCCGGCCTGGCCTTCCTCCTCGGCGGGTTTCTCGTTGCGCGCCGCATCCGGCGCGGCCGGCGTCGCGACGAGGAAGAGCGCGACGAACCCGTGCCGCCGGACCATTTGCGGAAGGCGGACCGGAGGTGGCTGGAGGCCGCGATCAGGGGGTCCTGA
- a CDS encoding heme lyase CcmF/NrfE family subunit: MLSTLGYASVIAALLAAIVATAAGGWAGLSRSGGEVSTALARRAAYLAFFAMSGGMLVMEIALLTHDFSVEYVARVGSRETPTYYTAISLWSSLEGSILFWGWILAGYGALFAFTRRREFGALRAAGEPLTALGGGLAHGLRTTPLVIGVIAVVQLFFFGLLAGAANPFGIVDPAPANGPGPNPLLQNHPLMGLHPPMLYFGFVGMTVPFAFAIAALLRGNVEARWLRDARRWMVAAWAFLTMGIIGGGWWSYEVLGWGGAWAWDPVENASFLPWLTATAFLHSAMVQERRGMLKTWNLTLMISTFLLTLFGTFLTRSGVIDSVHAFTEGVIGPVFLAFIAVVAIASLALIGWRSNRLRAPGQVESPASRESAFILNNLLFVGFTFTVLLGTMWPLVVEALRGDRISVGPPYFDQVASPIGLALIFLMGVGPALPWRRAGREQLKRSFVWPAIIGAAAGLLTFALGMRDFLPNLTIAFAAFVLTTIADEFRKGIAARRRIAERSFLGALRDLFTRTGQRYGGYIVHVGVIVIALAISVAWTWKTEREMTLRPGERLAIEDYEVELIEVWGREEPHRFVIGATFAAYRNGRGIGEERPRINFYTATGQNIATPAVKSSLTSDLYLTLMAVDPESGAHATVRAIVNPGIVWLWIGGMIMGVGALIAIWPWGRSRVRAAGAELLADPAAAA; the protein is encoded by the coding sequence ATGCTGAGCACGCTCGGCTACGCCTCCGTCATCGCGGCGTTACTGGCCGCGATCGTGGCCACGGCGGCCGGCGGCTGGGCCGGTCTGTCACGCTCCGGCGGGGAGGTGTCCACGGCCCTGGCCCGGCGGGCCGCCTACCTCGCCTTCTTCGCGATGTCGGGCGGGATGCTCGTGATGGAGATCGCCCTCCTCACGCACGACTTCAGCGTCGAGTACGTGGCGCGCGTGGGGAGCCGCGAGACGCCGACCTATTACACGGCGATCTCGCTCTGGAGCAGCCTCGAGGGCTCGATCCTCTTCTGGGGCTGGATCCTCGCCGGCTACGGGGCGCTCTTCGCCTTCACCCGGCGCCGCGAGTTCGGGGCGCTGCGGGCCGCCGGCGAACCGCTGACCGCGCTCGGCGGCGGACTCGCGCACGGCCTCCGCACGACCCCCCTCGTCATCGGCGTCATCGCCGTCGTCCAGCTCTTCTTCTTCGGCCTCCTCGCGGGGGCGGCGAATCCGTTCGGCATCGTGGACCCGGCGCCGGCCAACGGCCCCGGACCCAATCCCCTCCTCCAGAATCATCCGCTCATGGGCTTGCACCCGCCCATGCTCTACTTCGGGTTCGTGGGGATGACGGTGCCCTTCGCCTTCGCGATCGCGGCCCTCCTGCGGGGGAACGTCGAGGCGCGCTGGCTGCGGGACGCCCGCCGCTGGATGGTCGCGGCGTGGGCCTTCCTCACGATGGGGATCATCGGCGGCGGCTGGTGGTCGTACGAGGTGCTGGGCTGGGGGGGCGCCTGGGCATGGGATCCGGTGGAGAACGCGTCCTTCCTCCCGTGGCTCACGGCCACCGCCTTCCTGCACTCCGCGATGGTCCAGGAGCGGCGGGGGATGCTGAAGACGTGGAACCTCACGCTGATGATCTCGACCTTCCTCCTCACCCTGTTCGGGACGTTCCTCACGCGGTCGGGCGTCATCGACTCCGTGCACGCCTTCACCGAGGGCGTCATCGGGCCCGTGTTCCTCGCCTTCATCGCGGTGGTCGCGATCGCGTCGCTGGCCCTCATCGGCTGGCGGAGCAACCGGCTGCGCGCGCCGGGCCAGGTGGAGAGTCCCGCGTCGCGTGAGTCCGCCTTCATCCTCAACAACCTCCTCTTCGTCGGCTTCACGTTCACGGTCCTCCTGGGCACGATGTGGCCGCTCGTCGTGGAGGCGCTGCGAGGCGACCGGATCAGCGTGGGACCGCCGTATTTCGACCAGGTCGCCAGTCCGATCGGACTGGCGCTCATCTTCCTGATGGGGGTCGGGCCGGCGCTGCCGTGGCGGCGGGCGGGGCGGGAGCAGTTGAAGCGGTCGTTCGTGTGGCCGGCCATCATCGGGGCCGCAGCCGGACTCCTCACTTTCGCGCTCGGCATGCGGGACTTCCTCCCCAACCTCACGATCGCCTTCGCCGCCTTCGTGCTGACGACGATCGCGGACGAGTTCCGCAAGGGGATCGCGGCGCGGCGGAGGATCGCGGAGCGCTCGTTCCTCGGCGCGCTTCGGGACCTGTTCACGCGCACGGGACAGCGCTACGGAGGCTACATCGTGCACGTCGGCGTGATCGTCATCGCGCTCGCGATCTCCGTCGCGTGGACATGGAAGACGGAGCGGGAGATGACGCTCCGGCCAGGCGAGCGGCTCGCGATCGAGGACTACGAGGTGGAACTCATTGAAGTGTGGGGACGGGAGGAACCGCACCGGTTCGTCATCGGGGCGACGTTCGCGGCCTACCGTAACGGGCGCGGGATCGGCGAGGAGCGGCCGCGGATCAACTTCTACACCGCCACGGGACAGAACATCGCGACGCCTGCCGTGAAGAGTTCGCTCACGAGCGACCTCTACCTCACACTGATGGCGGTGGACCCGGAGAGCGGGGCGCACGCGACGGTGCGGGCGATTGTGAACCCGGGGATCGTCTGGCTCTGGATCGGCGGGATGATCATGGGCGTGGGCGCCCTGATCGCGATCTGGCCGTGGGGCCGGAGCCGGGTGCGGGCGGCGGGGGCCGAGCTGCTCGCCGATCCGGCGGCCGCGGCATGA
- a CDS encoding cytochrome c maturation protein CcmE, which produces MRRKLWMLAGLAAIAVAITVLAAGGLNENMVFFLTPAELEARGVEVVDQPIRLGGQVKPGSVDWNPESAELRFVIGEENIEIPVVSTGAPPSMFQPGMGVVVEGAYGNDGVFRATNLMVKHSNEYAPPEHAGDAGQVYKSLLEN; this is translated from the coding sequence TTGAGACGGAAACTCTGGATGCTGGCGGGGCTCGCTGCGATCGCGGTGGCGATCACGGTGCTCGCGGCGGGCGGGTTGAACGAGAACATGGTGTTCTTCCTCACGCCCGCCGAACTCGAGGCCCGCGGAGTCGAGGTCGTGGACCAGCCGATCCGGCTCGGCGGCCAGGTCAAGCCGGGGAGCGTGGACTGGAATCCCGAGTCCGCCGAACTGCGTTTCGTCATCGGCGAGGAGAACATCGAGATCCCCGTCGTAAGCACGGGCGCGCCCCCGTCGATGTTCCAGCCGGGGATGGGCGTCGTTGTCGAAGGGGCCTACGGGAACGATGGCGTCTTCCGCGCCACGAACCTGATGGTGAAGCACTCGAACGAGTACGCCCCTCCGGAGCACGCGGGCGACGCGGGCCAGGTCTACAAGTCCCTCCTCGAAAACTAG
- the acnA gene encoding aconitate hydratase AcnA, with protein sequence MSNLPHLDSFGARASLDAPGGPVAIRNLRAVASATGGDLSRLPFSIKVVLENLVRHEDGQSVTAEDIAAIAGWDAQTTPGRELSFRPARVLLQDFTGVPAVVDLAAMRDAMAELGGDPSSINPLMPCELVIDHSVQVDSFGTARSFLFNAEREFERNHERYAFLRWGQTAFDNFKVVPPGTGIVHQVNLEYLARVVFDDATGGERAAYPDTVVGTDSHTTMINGLGVLGWGVGGIEAEAAMLGQALSMLVPRVLGFRLHGRLPDGATATDLVLRVTEVLRGAGVVGKFVEFYGPGLAGLSLADRATLGNMSPEFGSTCAIFPIDAETLAYLRFTGRSEEHVALVEAYARAQSLFHDADTPAAEYSDHVELDLSTVEPAIAGPKLPQQRVPLTESKPRFLEALDGLKGPGAGGGGLTQMTGWSGGAGDGGVAVAEAPAGVAVRLTDEQGDAHEFSLHDGSVVIAAITSCTNTSNPSVMVGAGLLARKAVESGLRQRPWVKTSLAPGSMVVTEYLEEAGLMPYFEQLGFHVVGYGCTTCIGNSGPLPAEISSAIRENDLVACSVLSGNRNFEGRISPDSRANYLASPPLVVAYALAGRMDIDLYSEPLGTNDRGEEIFLRDIWPGQDEINEAVRTAVKTEMFRAKYAEVYAGDERWNALEIPMGDRFAWDEASTYVRQPTFFAGMSKEAAAPGDIEGARCLALLGDAVTTDHISPAGGIAPTSPAADYLRSHGVALRDFNSYGARRGNHEVMMRGTFANVRLRNLMVPGVEGGFTVHVPSGEQLSIFDAATRYQEEGTPTIVIGGALYGSGSSRDWAAKGPFLLGVRAAIAVSYERIHRSNLIGMGILPLQFREGETAATLGLTGNETFHITGIADGLKLKDAIRVTAVSDDGSETRFEAIARLDTEVEVDYYRNGGILQTVLRQQLEA encoded by the coding sequence ATGTCCAACCTTCCCCATCTCGACTCCTTCGGCGCGCGCGCTTCGCTGGATGCTCCCGGCGGCCCCGTCGCGATCCGCAACCTGCGGGCAGTCGCCTCGGCCACCGGGGGCGACCTGTCGCGCCTTCCGTTCTCGATCAAGGTCGTGCTGGAGAACCTGGTTCGGCACGAGGACGGACAATCCGTGACGGCGGAGGACATCGCCGCCATCGCGGGCTGGGACGCGCAGACCACGCCGGGTCGCGAACTCTCGTTCCGCCCCGCGCGCGTGCTCCTGCAGGACTTCACCGGCGTGCCCGCCGTAGTGGATCTGGCCGCGATGCGCGACGCGATGGCGGAACTGGGCGGCGACCCCTCCTCGATCAACCCGCTCATGCCGTGCGAACTCGTCATCGATCACTCCGTGCAGGTCGACTCCTTCGGCACGGCGCGGTCGTTCCTCTTCAACGCCGAGCGCGAGTTCGAGCGGAACCACGAGCGCTACGCCTTCCTCCGGTGGGGCCAGACGGCGTTCGACAACTTCAAGGTCGTTCCGCCCGGCACGGGGATCGTCCACCAGGTGAACCTCGAGTATCTCGCCCGGGTCGTGTTCGACGACGCGACGGGGGGTGAGCGCGCCGCCTATCCCGACACCGTCGTCGGCACGGACAGCCACACCACGATGATCAACGGTCTCGGCGTCCTCGGGTGGGGAGTGGGCGGCATCGAGGCCGAGGCGGCGATGCTGGGGCAGGCGCTCTCCATGCTCGTCCCGCGCGTGCTCGGCTTCCGGCTCCACGGGCGGCTCCCCGACGGCGCCACGGCGACGGATCTCGTCCTCCGGGTCACGGAGGTCCTCCGCGGCGCGGGCGTCGTCGGCAAGTTCGTCGAGTTTTACGGGCCGGGCCTGGCCGGCCTCTCGCTCGCCGACCGGGCGACACTCGGCAACATGTCGCCCGAGTTCGGCTCCACCTGCGCGATCTTCCCGATCGACGCGGAGACGCTCGCGTACCTCCGCTTCACGGGCCGCTCGGAAGAACACGTGGCGCTCGTCGAGGCCTACGCCCGCGCCCAGAGCCTCTTCCACGACGCGGACACGCCCGCCGCGGAATACAGCGACCACGTGGAGCTGGACCTGTCGACCGTCGAGCCGGCGATCGCGGGCCCGAAGCTGCCGCAGCAGCGCGTGCCGCTGACGGAGAGCAAGCCGCGGTTCCTGGAGGCGCTCGACGGGCTGAAGGGGCCGGGCGCGGGGGGCGGCGGCCTCACGCAGATGACGGGCTGGTCGGGCGGGGCCGGCGATGGCGGCGTGGCGGTGGCGGAGGCCCCGGCCGGCGTCGCCGTGCGCCTGACGGACGAACAGGGCGACGCGCACGAGTTCTCACTTCACGACGGGTCCGTGGTCATCGCCGCGATCACGAGTTGCACGAACACCTCGAATCCGTCCGTCATGGTCGGAGCGGGCCTCCTCGCCCGGAAGGCCGTCGAGTCGGGCCTCAGGCAGCGTCCGTGGGTGAAGACGAGTCTCGCACCGGGCTCGATGGTCGTGACGGAGTACCTCGAGGAAGCCGGCCTCATGCCGTACTTCGAGCAGCTCGGCTTCCACGTCGTCGGCTACGGCTGCACGACCTGCATCGGAAACTCCGGACCGCTCCCGGCCGAGATCTCGAGCGCGATCCGCGAGAACGATCTCGTCGCCTGCTCCGTCCTCTCCGGGAACCGGAACTTCGAGGGCCGCATCAGCCCCGATTCGCGCGCCAACTACCTCGCGTCGCCTCCCCTCGTCGTCGCGTACGCGCTCGCGGGCCGGATGGACATCGATCTGTACAGCGAGCCGCTGGGGACGAACGACCGGGGCGAGGAGATCTTCCTGCGCGACATCTGGCCCGGGCAGGACGAGATCAACGAAGCGGTCCGCACCGCCGTGAAGACGGAGATGTTCCGCGCCAAGTACGCGGAGGTGTACGCGGGGGACGAGCGCTGGAACGCGCTGGAGATCCCGATGGGCGACCGCTTCGCGTGGGACGAGGCCTCGACCTACGTGCGGCAGCCGACCTTCTTCGCCGGCATGTCGAAGGAGGCCGCCGCACCCGGGGACATCGAGGGCGCACGCTGCCTCGCGCTCCTCGGCGACGCCGTGACGACGGACCACATCTCCCCGGCCGGCGGGATCGCGCCGACCTCGCCCGCGGCGGACTACCTCCGTTCACACGGCGTGGCCCTCCGGGACTTCAACTCGTACGGGGCGCGGCGCGGAAACCACGAAGTGATGATGCGGGGGACGTTCGCGAACGTCCGGCTCAGGAACCTGATGGTGCCGGGCGTGGAGGGTGGGTTCACGGTCCACGTCCCGAGCGGCGAGCAGTTGTCGATCTTCGACGCCGCCACGCGCTATCAGGAGGAGGGGACGCCCACGATCGTCATCGGCGGTGCGCTCTACGGTTCGGGATCGAGCCGCGACTGGGCAGCCAAGGGGCCCTTCCTCCTGGGCGTGAGGGCGGCGATCGCGGTGAGTTACGAGCGCATCCACCGCTCGAACCTCATCGGGATGGGGATCCTGCCCCTCCAGTTCCGCGAGGGGGAGACGGCCGCGACGCTGGGGCTCACGGGTAACGAGACCTTCCACATCACGGGCATCGCGGACGGCTTGAAGCTGAAGGACGCCATCCGGGTGACGGCGGTCTCGGACGACGGGTCGGAGACGCGTTTCGAGGCGATTGCGCGGCTGGACACGGAGGTCGAGGTGGACTACTACCGCAACGGCGGCATCCTCCAGACGGTCCTTCGGCAGCAACTGGAAGCCTGA
- a CDS encoding redoxin domain-containing protein: MKGWWRWALPLAALPVLALLYWGLGQDQRRLPSALEGREAPAFRLANLYDPSDSVSLSDFDGKVVVLNYWASWCIPCIAEHPVLVRLRETYDPEEVALIGVLFQDTPENGMRFIEELGGEWPLVTDPGSLTAIEYGVYGVPETYFIGADGVVALRHDLAVTWDLVERNVDSLLVARDAARPAGS; the protein is encoded by the coding sequence ATGAAGGGCTGGTGGCGGTGGGCCCTGCCCCTGGCGGCGCTGCCCGTACTGGCGCTCCTCTACTGGGGGCTGGGGCAGGACCAGCGGCGGCTTCCGTCCGCGCTCGAGGGGCGCGAGGCGCCCGCGTTCCGGCTCGCGAACCTATATGACCCGAGCGATTCGGTGAGCCTGAGCGACTTCGACGGAAAGGTCGTCGTGCTCAACTACTGGGCGTCGTGGTGCATCCCGTGCATCGCCGAGCATCCGGTGCTCGTGCGCCTGCGCGAGACGTACGATCCCGAGGAGGTGGCGCTCATCGGCGTCCTTTTCCAGGACACGCCGGAGAACGGGATGCGCTTCATCGAGGAACTGGGCGGGGAGTGGCCGCTCGTGACGGATCCGGGCAGCCTGACCGCGATCGAATACGGCGTGTACGGGGTGCCCGAGACCTATTTCATCGGCGCCGACGGCGTGGTCGCGCTGCGGCACGACCTCGCGGTGACCTGGGACCTCGTCGAGCGGAACGTGGACTCGCTGCTCGTCGCCCGGGACGCCGCCCGTCCGGCGGGAAGCTGA